A window from Setaria italica strain Yugu1 chromosome VIII, Setaria_italica_v2.0, whole genome shotgun sequence encodes these proteins:
- the LOC101783322 gene encoding ent-cassadiene C2-hydroxylase, whose translation MEDKALLAAVSVFALLVVLSKLKSLLVTKPKLNLPPGPWTLPVIGSLHHLVTSPNFYRAMRRLAQKHGPVMMLRLGEIPMLVASSPEAAMEVMKTHDIIFADRYRNPTINALAFDGDEITFAPYGERWRQLRKICTLELLSTARVQSLGHIREDEVARFMENIAASAGAGAAVDVTKMISRFINDTIVRESVGNRSKYQDEFIDAMHTALHQTSGLAVADLFPSSRLMRFLDTAPRKVLACRKRMERIVEQVIEEKKEAMDRGDDGQAVAAHDGFLNVLLRLQKERSTPIPVTNDIIVKLVFDMVGAGTDTSSTMLNWCMTELVRSPAVMAKAQAEVRKVFKGKSAITEDDLKGLSYLKLVMKEALRLRTPGPLLVPRLCRETCKVMGYDIPKGTVVFTNVWAICRDPKYWDDPEEFKPERFENSHLDYKGTCYEFLPFGAGRRICPGINLGVANVELALASLIYHFDWKLPAGMKPEDIDVMEVPGLVARKKTSLILHPVTRIHPVNA comes from the exons ATGGAGGACAaggcgctcctcgccgccgtgtcCGTGTTCGCTCTTCTCGTCGTCCTGTCCAAGCTCAAGTCCCTGCTCGTCACGAAGCCAAAGCTTAACCTGCCACCGGGGCCATGGACGCTGCCGGTGATCGGCAGCCTCCACCACCTCGTCACCAGCCCAAACTTCTACCGCGCGATGCGCAGGCTGGCGCAGAAGCACGGGCCGGTCATGATGCTCCGGCTCGGCGAGATCCCGATGCTGGTGGCGTCGTCGCCGGAGGCCGCGATGGAGGTCATGAAGACGCACGACATCATATTCGCCGACAGGTACAGGAACCCCACCATCAACGCGCTCGCCTTCGACGGGGACGAGATCACGTTCGCGCCCtacggcgagcggtggcgccaGCTCCGCAAGATCTGCACGCTGGAGCTTCTGAGCACCGCCCGGGTGCAATCGCTGGGGCACATCCGCGAGGACGAGGTGGCGCGGTTCATGGAGAACATCGCCGCGTctgcgggcgccggcgccgccgtcgacgtgACCAAGATGATTTCAAGGTTCATTAACGACACCATCGTGAGGGAGTCGGTCGGCAACCGGTCCAAGTACCAAGACGAGTTCATCGACGCCATGCACACGGCCTTGCACCAGACATCAGGACTGGCCGTCGCTGACCTCTTCCCGTCCTCGAGGCTCATGAGGTTTCTCGACACGGCGCCGCGTAAGGTCCTCGCGTGCCGGAAAAGGATGGAGCGCATCGTCGAGCAGGTCatagaggagaagaaggaagccATGGaccgcggcgacgacggccaggCGGTGGCCGCGCACGACGGCTTCCTCAATGTCCTGCTAAGGCTCCAGAAGGAGCGCAGCACGCCCATCCCTGTCACCAACGACATCATCGTGAAGTTGGTCTTT GACATGGTTGGTGCCGGCACTGACACCTCGTCGACCATGCTGAACTGGTGCATGACGGAGCTTGTCCGGTCACCGGCGGTGATGGCGAAAGCGCAGGCCGAGGTGCGGAAGGTCTTCAAGGGGAAGAGTGCCATCACCGAGGACGACCTCAAAGGGCTCAGCTACCTCAAGCTGGTGATGAAGGAAGCCCTCCGGCTGCGCACCCCGGGTCCCCTTCTAGTTCCGAGGCTTTGCCGCGAGACATGCAAGGTCATGGGCTATGACATTCCCAAGGGCACGGTTGTGTTCACCAATGTGTGGGCGATTTGCAGGGACCCCAAGTATTGGGACGATCCGGAGGAGTTCAAGCCGGAGCGTTTCGAAAATAGTCATTTGGACTATAAGGGAACGTGTTATGAGttccttccatttggagctggCCGTCGGATTTGCCCGGGGATAAACCTCGGGGTGGCTAACGTTGAGCTCGCGCTTGCGAGCCTTATATACCACTTTGATTGGAAGCTGCCTGCTGGAATGAAGCCCGAGGACATAGATGTAATGGAAGTTCCAGGGTTAGTCGCGCGTAAGAAAACAAGCCTGATCTTGCACCCTGTTACTCGCATTCATCCAGTTAATGCGTAA
- the LOC101782916 gene encoding ent-cassadiene C2-hydroxylase encodes MEDKALLAAVSVFALLVVLSKLKSLLVITKPKLNLPPGPWTLPVIGSLHHLGTSPSIHRAMRRLAQKHGPLMTLRLGEVPALVVSSPEATKEIMKTHDIMFGDRHMNATIATLTFNGNDIAFAPYGERWRHLRKICVLEMLSAARVQSFRHIREEEVARMMQNLAASAGSGAAVNLTKMIARFINDTFVRESVGSRSKYQDEYLDALDAVMRLTSGLNVSDLFPSSRLMQVLSTAPRKALACRNRIQHILEQVIQDTKESMDHGNEVATGSEGFVGVLLRLQKESSMAIPLDDNTIVAVMLDMFSAGSETSSTTLNWCMTELVRNPEAMAKAQAEVREAFKGNSTIGEGDLKELSYLNLVIKEALRLHIPAPLLIPRKCRETCQVMGYDVPKGMVVFVNMWAICRNPKYWDNPEEFKPERFENSNLDYKGTDYEFLPFGAGRRICPGINLGVGNIELALASFLYHFDWKLPDGIEPKDVDVCEAAGLVGSKKISLVLHPVTRIPPANVD; translated from the exons ATGGAGGACAAGGCGCTTCTCGCCGCCGTGTCCGTGTTCGCTCTTCTCGTCGTCCTGTCCAAGCTCAAGTCCCTGCTCGTCATCACGAAGCCAAAGCTTAACCTGCCACCGGGGCCATGGACGCTGCCGGTGATTGGCAGCCTCCACCACCTCGGCACCAGCCCCAGCATCCACCGCGCGATGCGCAGGCTGGCGCAGAAGCACGGACCGCTCATGACGCTCCGGCTGGGCGAGGTGCCAGCGTTGGTGGTGTCATCGCCGGAGGCCACAAAGGAGATCATGAAGACGCACGACATCATGTTCGGCGACCGGCACATGAACGCCACGATCGCCACGCTCACCTTCAACGGCAACGACATCGCGTTCGCGCCCtacggcgagcggtggcgccaCCTCCGCAAGATCTGCGTGCTGGAGATGCTCAGCGCCGCCCGGGTGCAGTCCTTCCGGCACATccgcgaggaggaggtggcacgGATGATGCAGAACCTTGCCGCgtccgccggctccggcgccgccgtcaaCCTGACCAAGATGATTGCTCGGTTCATCAACGACACCTTCGTGAGGGAGTCAGTCGGCAGCCGGAGCAAGTATCAAGACGAGTACCTCGACGCCCTGGATGCGGTCATGCGCCTGACGTCAGGACTCAACGTCTCTGACCTCTTCCCGTCTTCGAGGCTCATGCAGGTTCTTAGCACGGCACCGCGCAAGGCGCTCGCGTGCCGCAACAGGATCCAGCACATCCTCGAGCAGGTCATACAGGACACAAAGGAATCCATGGACCACGGCAACGAGGTGGCGACCGGGAGCGAGGGCTTCGTCGGCGTCCTGCTAAGGCTCCAGAAGGAAAGCAGCATGGCGATCCCACTCGACGACAACACCATCGTTGCAGTGATGCTT GACATGTTTTCAGCAGGCAGCGAGACCTCATCCACCACGCTGAACTGGTGCATGACAGAGCTGGTCCGGAACCCAGAGGCCATGGCGAAAGCGCAGGCCGAGGTAAGGGAGGCCTTCAAGGGGAACAGCACGATCGGTGAAGGCGACCTCAAGGAGCTCAGCTACCTAAATCTGGTGATCAAGGAAGCCCTCAGGCTGCACATACCAGCTCCACTCCTGATTCCTCGGAAGTGCCGCGAGACATGCCAGGTCATGGGCTACGACGTTCCCAAGGGCATGGTCGTGTTCGTAAACATGTGGGCGATTTGCAGGAACCCCAAGTATTGGGACAATCCAGAGGAGTTCAAGCCAGAGCGGTTCGAAAACAGCAACCTGGACTACAAGGGAACAGACTATGAGTTTCTCCCATTTGGAGCTGGCCGTCGGATTTGCCCGGGAATCAATCTAGGGGTGGGAAACATTGAGCTTGCACTGGCGAGCTTTCTATACCACTTTGACTGGAAGCTGCCTGACGGAATAGAGCCCAAGGATGTTGATGTATGCGAGGCTGCAGGATTAGTCGGAAGTAAGAAAATAAGCCTCGTCTTGCACCCTGTTACTCGCATTCCTCCTGCTAATGTGGACtga